In a genomic window of Deltaproteobacteria bacterium:
- the lexA gene encoding transcriptional repressor LexA, with protein sequence MILTRRQKEIWDYLEEYIATHGYAPTLEEIGAHFELSSLATVHKHLTNLEHKGVIVRKWNLSRAIEMPPPRKSSRAIELPLLGTVAAGAPIEAIETSDTLSIPQGLVRRPHQTFALRVQGESMIGEGILHGDFIVVERRLAAENGETVVAMVQGEATVKKFHRERGGKVRLQPANPHMEPIIVKEKDLEIRGVVVAVLRKYGK encoded by the coding sequence ATGATTCTTACTCGTAGGCAAAAAGAAATCTGGGATTATCTGGAAGAGTACATCGCCACCCATGGGTATGCGCCGACGTTAGAGGAAATCGGTGCCCATTTCGAGCTGTCTTCGCTTGCCACCGTGCATAAACACCTCACGAACCTCGAGCACAAAGGCGTGATCGTCCGCAAATGGAACCTGAGCCGCGCTATCGAGATGCCGCCGCCCCGGAAATCCTCGCGTGCGATCGAGTTGCCGCTGCTGGGAACAGTCGCCGCTGGCGCGCCGATCGAGGCGATCGAGACCAGCGACACGTTGAGCATCCCGCAGGGGTTGGTGCGCCGACCTCACCAGACCTTCGCGCTGCGCGTGCAGGGCGAATCGATGATCGGCGAGGGGATTTTGCATGGCGACTTCATTGTCGTGGAACGACGTCTCGCCGCCGAGAATGGGGAAACCGTTGTCGCCATGGTACAGGGCGAGGCCACGGTCAAAAAATTTCACCGCGAGCGCGGCGGCAAGGTGCGCTTGCAGCCGGCGAATCCACACATGGAGCCGATCATAGTGAAAGAAAAAGACCTGGAGATTCGCGGCGTGGTGGTGGCAGTGCTGCGGAAGTATGGGAAATAG
- the hemW gene encoding radical SAM family heme chaperone HemW translates to MSFSLYVHIPYCLVKCPYCDFNAYGVKTWPEQEYVEALCAELRFYATQAPWCGESIATIYFGGGTPSLFAPASIAHFLEVVTESFPLVPASEITLEADPASITRETLAGFRAAGVNRLSFGVQSFQPRLLKTLGRLHTAEDGPRVLAWAREAGFTNLTMDLIFGVPGQTLALLADDLQQTLVAAPEHVSLYNLTYEEGTPFFERKRQGKLHPVDEDEEVAMFSYIRETLLAQGYRHYEISNFARLGCTSRHNANYWQGGNYLGLGAGAHSYSQAPGWGLRWSNERKPNAYMRKAVAGGSALDSQEQLTYTQARGEFLFLHLRQLEGFALGTFAERFGVPLAEAFPHLGDLAAEGLVREESGRLALTPKGLLMADTIFASFV, encoded by the coding sequence ATGTCTTTTTCTCTGTACGTCCATATTCCTTACTGCCTAGTGAAATGCCCGTACTGCGATTTCAATGCGTACGGCGTGAAGACCTGGCCGGAACAGGAATATGTAGAGGCGCTGTGCGCCGAGCTGCGCTTTTATGCGACCCAAGCGCCTTGGTGTGGAGAAAGCATCGCAACCATTTACTTTGGCGGTGGGACACCGTCGCTCTTCGCTCCAGCGTCGATTGCCCATTTCCTCGAAGTTGTCACCGAGAGTTTCCCTCTTGTCCCTGCTTCCGAGATCACCCTGGAGGCGGACCCAGCCAGTATCACACGGGAGACCCTGGCCGGCTTTCGTGCTGCCGGTGTCAATCGTCTCAGCTTTGGCGTGCAATCGTTTCAGCCGAGACTGTTGAAAACTCTTGGACGGCTGCACACGGCGGAAGACGGGCCGCGCGTGTTAGCCTGGGCACGGGAAGCCGGGTTTACAAACCTGACCATGGACCTGATCTTCGGGGTCCCGGGGCAAACCCTCGCGCTGCTCGCCGACGATCTGCAGCAAACCCTCGTTGCCGCGCCGGAGCACGTCTCCCTCTACAATCTGACCTACGAAGAAGGGACGCCATTCTTCGAACGGAAACGACAGGGCAAACTGCATCCCGTCGATGAAGATGAAGAAGTGGCGATGTTCTCGTACATTCGCGAGACGCTGCTGGCACAGGGGTATCGGCATTATGAAATCTCGAACTTCGCCCGCCTAGGATGCACCTCGCGGCACAATGCGAATTACTGGCAGGGCGGGAACTATCTTGGGCTAGGGGCAGGAGCGCATTCGTACTCGCAAGCGCCTGGGTGGGGGCTGCGCTGGAGTAACGAGCGCAAGCCTAATGCGTACATGCGCAAAGCCGTCGCCGGGGGGAGCGCGCTCGACTCTCAAGAGCAGCTTACGTATACGCAAGCGCGCGGGGAGTTCCTTTTTCTCCACCTTCGTCAACTTGAGGGATTCGCTCTCGGGACTTTTGCCGAGCGGTTTGGCGTGCCGCTGGCCGAAGCGTTTCCGCACCTCGGCGATTTAGCGGCGGAAGGGCTGGTCCGCGAAGAGAGCGGACGCCTCGCCCTCACACCCAAGGGGCTGTTGATGGCGGACACGATCTTCGCGTCATTCGTCTGA
- a CDS encoding dual specificity protein phosphatase family protein: MKSHGADHALRLDGPSGLLYPTAMANFYDPFSSHQTADPRPRRPDVSEILPTLLVGEYPRVEDIVWLREELGVSAVFSLQDAEDLAAKGLNLPALVTECRHHRIEYRRTPVADFDCDSLDQALPAALEALHTLTGNGHRVLLHCNAGCNRAPTVAIAYLHAHRGMTLLEARDFVKDRRSCGPYMEILYKHFGRPSDE, from the coding sequence GTGAAGAGCCACGGCGCGGACCATGCGTTGCGCCTTGACGGTCCGAGCGGTCTTCTCTACCCTACCGCCATGGCGAATTTTTACGACCCTTTTTCCTCCCATCAGACTGCCGATCCGCGCCCGCGCCGACCGGATGTCAGCGAGATTCTCCCCACGCTTTTGGTTGGCGAGTATCCCCGCGTCGAAGATATCGTGTGGCTCAGGGAAGAACTGGGAGTCTCTGCGGTCTTTAGCTTGCAGGATGCCGAAGATTTGGCGGCAAAAGGGCTGAATCTCCCGGCACTGGTGACGGAGTGTCGCCATCATCGGATCGAATATCGCCGCACTCCAGTCGCGGACTTCGACTGCGACAGCCTCGATCAAGCCTTACCGGCGGCGTTGGAAGCGCTGCACACGCTCACCGGCAACGGGCATCGAGTCTTGCTGCACTGCAATGCTGGCTGCAACCGTGCGCCAACCGTCGCCATTGCCTATCTACACGCCCATCGAGGGATGACGCTGCTGGAAGCGCGCGATTTCGTGAAAGACCGGCGCTCCTGTGGCCCCTATATGGAGATCTTGTACAAACACTTCGGGCGTCCGTCAGACGAATGA
- a CDS encoding nuclear transport factor 2 family protein, which produces MSAENEKLVTDFCTSWSRRNTDEVLSYLAEDCFYHNIPMEPMVGHAAVRKFVEPFLKNATSATFDIKHTTSSGNVVMNERVDTFVMGPKTISLPVAGVFEIRDGKISAWRDYFDLDTFQKQMG; this is translated from the coding sequence ATGAGCGCCGAGAACGAAAAATTAGTGACGGATTTTTGTACATCCTGGAGTCGTCGCAACACCGATGAGGTGCTGAGCTATTTGGCCGAGGATTGCTTCTACCACAATATCCCGATGGAGCCGATGGTTGGGCATGCCGCCGTGCGCAAGTTCGTCGAGCCGTTTCTGAAAAATGCCACGAGCGCGACGTTCGACATTAAGCACACGACTTCTTCCGGCAACGTGGTGATGAACGAACGGGTCGATACTTTTGTGATGGGACCGAAGACGATTTCTTTGCCGGTCGCGGGAGTGTTCGAAATTCGCGATGGCAAGATTTCCGCCTGGCGCGATTACTTCGATCTCGATACGTTCCAAAAACAAATGGGCTAG
- a CDS encoding citrate synthase: MEKLVPGLEGVPIMESQVGFIDGQKGILEYRGIPIEVLAEKSSYEEVAYLLLWGELPTREEMAKFDRDLRTHRRVKYRIIDLMKCLPENGHPMDALQAAVAALGMFYPAKLDAAGVPPGTNILTMEQHYWSIIRLIAKLPTIVAAFERMRHGDEPVRPRDDLSHAANFLWMLTEEEPDPLDVHILDVCLMLHAEHTMNASTFSGLVVGSTLADPYTMVSSAIGALTGPLHGGANEQALRMFREIKTVDRVRPYITGKLERKEKIMGVGHRVYKVKDPRATTLQDLARHLFQVKGEHPLYKVAQEVEQVINEHVGAKGIASNVDFYSGVVYDTLGIHIDQFTPIFAIARVAGWLAHWVEELRNNRIFRPDQIYTGMHDLPYASIEQRQ; the protein is encoded by the coding sequence ATGGAGAAACTCGTTCCTGGACTCGAAGGCGTGCCTATCATGGAGTCCCAAGTTGGCTTCATCGACGGGCAAAAAGGCATCCTCGAATACCGGGGCATTCCCATCGAGGTATTGGCAGAGAAAAGCTCGTACGAGGAAGTAGCGTATCTGCTGCTGTGGGGGGAATTGCCGACCCGTGAAGAGATGGCCAAGTTCGATCGCGACCTCCGGACGCATCGACGGGTCAAATATCGCATCATCGATTTGATGAAATGTTTGCCGGAAAACGGCCATCCCATGGATGCACTGCAAGCCGCAGTCGCAGCGCTCGGCATGTTTTATCCGGCGAAGCTCGATGCCGCTGGCGTTCCTCCGGGAACGAATATCCTGACCATGGAGCAGCACTACTGGTCGATCATCCGCTTGATCGCCAAACTGCCGACCATTGTGGCGGCGTTCGAGCGCATGCGGCATGGCGACGAGCCCGTGCGTCCGCGCGACGATCTCTCGCACGCCGCGAATTTCTTGTGGATGCTGACGGAAGAAGAGCCGGACCCCTTGGATGTTCATATCCTCGATGTCTGCCTGATGTTGCACGCCGAACATACAATGAACGCCTCGACGTTCAGCGGTTTAGTGGTGGGCTCGACGCTGGCCGATCCGTACACCATGGTGTCTTCCGCGATCGGGGCCTTAACCGGCCCCCTGCATGGTGGCGCGAACGAACAAGCGTTGCGGATGTTCCGCGAGATCAAAACCGTGGACAGAGTGCGCCCTTACATCACGGGCAAGCTGGAGCGCAAAGAGAAGATCATGGGCGTCGGCCATCGCGTGTACAAGGTGAAAGATCCGCGTGCCACCACTCTCCAAGATCTGGCGCGCCACCTCTTCCAAGTCAAGGGCGAGCACCCGCTGTACAAAGTGGCGCAAGAAGTGGAGCAAGTAATCAACGAACACGTCGGTGCCAAAGGTATCGCCTCGAACGTAGATTTCTACTCCGGCGTGGTCTACGACACGTTGGGCATCCACATCGACCAATTCACGCCAATTTTCGCGATCGCTCGCGTGGCGGGGTGGCTGGCCCATTGGGTGGAAGAATTGCGGAATAACCGCATTTTCCGCCCCGACCAGATTTACACCGGGATGCACGACCTTCCGTATGCGTCGATCGAGCAACGGCAATAA
- a CDS encoding hydroxyacid dehydrogenase — protein MRIYFCRQGLTYITSILQSELPDDEVLTCAPEQVAEVALDADVLIPTVSRIGEDALRSPRLKLVQQYGAGLDSVDIPAASRYGIPVANVPTAGTGNAESCAELSILFMLTLARKYPQAQENLQQRKLGAPLGMALKGRTAAIIGFGGIGQELARRLAGLEMKVLAVSRRGPKEGDVAVDFHGPQASLPEVLTQADFVIVAPPLNDDTRGLIGQAEFACMKPTAFVINVARGPVLDYEATLAALKEGRIAGAGLDVFWYEPFDPTDPIFSYNVIATPHIGGATDLSLQGIAKKVADNINRVRRGEAPLNCTNASEIRK, from the coding sequence ATGCGCATCTATTTTTGCCGCCAAGGGTTAACCTACATCACCAGCATTCTGCAAAGTGAACTCCCGGACGATGAGGTGCTGACCTGCGCTCCCGAACAGGTGGCGGAAGTCGCGCTTGACGCCGATGTCCTTATTCCCACCGTCTCGCGCATCGGCGAGGATGCGCTCCGCTCGCCCCGCCTGAAATTGGTACAACAATACGGCGCGGGACTGGACTCCGTCGATATCCCGGCGGCTTCGCGGTACGGTATCCCTGTCGCGAACGTGCCCACCGCCGGCACCGGCAATGCGGAATCCTGCGCCGAGCTGTCGATCCTCTTTATGCTGACCCTGGCGCGCAAATATCCACAGGCCCAAGAAAACTTACAACAGCGCAAACTCGGCGCTCCACTTGGCATGGCATTGAAAGGCCGCACGGCAGCAATTATTGGGTTTGGTGGCATCGGTCAGGAACTAGCGCGGCGACTGGCTGGGCTCGAAATGAAGGTGCTGGCCGTCTCGCGCCGTGGCCCCAAAGAAGGCGATGTCGCGGTCGATTTTCATGGACCTCAAGCCAGTTTACCCGAGGTGCTCACGCAAGCCGACTTCGTGATTGTCGCGCCTCCGCTGAACGACGACACCCGGGGGTTGATCGGCCAAGCGGAATTCGCCTGTATGAAACCCACCGCATTCGTCATCAACGTCGCCCGCGGCCCCGTCTTGGACTATGAAGCGACGCTCGCGGCGCTCAAAGAGGGACGCATTGCCGGTGCCGGCCTTGATGTCTTCTGGTACGAACCCTTTGATCCCACCGATCCCATCTTCTCCTACAACGTCATTGCCACACCGCATATCGGCGGTGCCACGGATCTGAGTCTCCAAGGCATCGCGAAGAAAGTGGCGGACAACATCAACCGCGTGCGGCGCGGCGAAGCGCCGCTTAACTGCACTAATGCGTCAGAAATAAGAAAATGA
- a CDS encoding enoyl-CoA hydratase/isomerase family protein: MDYSRYHYLSVERKDKVLVVALNRPESLNAINAALHTEISQIFADIAQDKETEAVVLTGKGRAFCAGGDIKWFQDMTTEQLDSLFAEARKIIIDMLEVEQPIIAAVNGPATGLGATLALFSDVIFAADNAKIGDPHVRVGVVAGDGGAIIWPWLVGAARAKELLMTGDIISAQEAERIGLVNHVVPADQLLEKAMALANRLANGPTKAIRWTKVSVNKILRDTANLVLDTSLALEKHCFVTEDHKEAIRAFTEKREPKFTGR; the protein is encoded by the coding sequence ATGGATTACAGTCGTTATCACTATCTCAGCGTCGAACGCAAGGACAAGGTGCTCGTCGTCGCTCTCAACCGCCCTGAATCGTTGAATGCGATCAATGCCGCGCTCCACACGGAAATTTCGCAAATCTTCGCCGATATCGCCCAAGATAAAGAGACGGAGGCCGTGGTCCTGACTGGAAAAGGGCGTGCGTTCTGCGCCGGCGGGGACATCAAATGGTTCCAGGATATGACCACGGAGCAGCTCGATTCCCTGTTTGCCGAGGCGCGCAAAATTATTATCGACATGCTCGAAGTCGAACAGCCGATCATCGCTGCGGTCAACGGCCCGGCGACCGGCCTCGGAGCGACGCTGGCGTTATTTTCCGATGTGATCTTTGCCGCCGATAATGCCAAGATTGGCGATCCGCATGTGCGTGTCGGCGTCGTGGCTGGCGACGGCGGTGCGATCATTTGGCCGTGGCTGGTCGGGGCGGCGCGCGCCAAAGAGTTACTGATGACAGGCGATATCATCAGCGCTCAGGAAGCGGAACGGATCGGTTTGGTGAACCACGTCGTACCGGCAGACCAACTGCTGGAGAAAGCGATGGCGTTGGCGAATCGCTTGGCCAACGGTCCCACCAAAGCGATTCGCTGGACCAAGGTCTCGGTCAATAAGATCCTGCGCGATACCGCCAATCTGGTCCTCGATACGTCTCTGGCGTTGGAGAAGCATTGCTTCGTGACCGAAGACCATAAGGAAGCGATTCGCGCGTTTACAGAGAAACGGGAACCGAAGTTCACCGGACGGTAA
- a CDS encoding enoyl-ACP reductase, which translates to MSDSQGSVSSFLDFSGKTALVTGVLDENSIAWPIAKRLNDAGARVAISIQRRAVKRLMGNILEQLRDPLLVECDVSQDEAIAKMTEEVGAAFGHLDFLVHSVAYAPPQSFQGRFVETARGDFAVALDVSAYSLIALTRGALPLMRDRGGCVLALSYMAAERVVIGYKLMSVAKAALENIIINLAYDLAPHGIRVNGLSPGPISTKAATSIPGFALIHEHFKECAPLQREVTAEDVGKTALFLCSPMAANMTGEILHIDGGYNIMGMTVKRPEGI; encoded by the coding sequence ATGAGCGATTCGCAGGGTAGTGTGTCTTCCTTCCTCGACTTCTCGGGCAAGACCGCGCTGGTGACCGGGGTGCTCGACGAGAATTCGATCGCTTGGCCGATCGCCAAACGTCTGAACGACGCTGGCGCGCGGGTGGCGATTTCCATTCAGCGCCGGGCGGTCAAGCGCTTAATGGGCAACATTCTGGAGCAGCTCCGCGACCCCTTGCTCGTGGAATGCGATGTGAGTCAGGACGAAGCGATCGCCAAGATGACGGAAGAGGTAGGCGCGGCTTTCGGGCACCTCGATTTCCTCGTGCATTCTGTCGCCTACGCCCCGCCGCAATCGTTTCAAGGACGCTTCGTAGAGACAGCTCGTGGGGACTTTGCCGTGGCTTTGGACGTGAGTGCGTATTCGCTGATTGCCCTGACCCGTGGCGCGCTGCCGCTGATGCGGGATCGTGGCGGGTGCGTGTTAGCGTTGTCCTACATGGCAGCGGAGCGTGTCGTCATCGGCTACAAGCTCATGAGCGTGGCCAAGGCGGCGTTGGAGAATATCATCATCAACCTCGCCTACGATCTGGCACCGCATGGCATTCGGGTGAACGGTCTCTCTCCGGGGCCAATCTCCACGAAAGCCGCGACGAGCATTCCCGGCTTTGCACTGATCCATGAGCACTTCAAGGAATGCGCCCCGCTCCAGCGCGAAGTGACGGCGGAAGATGTCGGGAAAACCGCTCTGTTTCTCTGTAGCCCGATGGCGGCGAATATGACTGGAGAGATTCTGCACATCGACGGTGGCTACAACATCATGGGCATGACGGTCAAACGCCCGGAAGGCATCTAG
- a CDS encoding DUF2760 domain-containing protein, translating to MLKPTLKPLAYVLILLLAGAAAVSSYVLFTQASFGPCLIATMGSATPADTAASPQTGCANYLYAFAGAPVVAGLLLLVLLPSLVTGREAARETKAEPAPAVTKKAVLPPTPPKPTTDAAVQLLALFQREGRLVDFLREDIQPYDDAQIGAAVRTIHDACRQVLAEHLTLEPVLTGTEGDDIVVPNDFNPSAIRLTGNVSGEPPFRGALRHPGWRAAKVKLPAQPAGQDPQIVAPAEVEIL from the coding sequence ATGCTGAAACCAACCCTCAAGCCGCTTGCCTATGTACTGATCTTGCTGCTGGCTGGAGCCGCAGCGGTGAGCAGCTACGTGCTGTTTACCCAGGCTTCTTTTGGTCCGTGTCTGATTGCGACGATGGGTTCGGCGACTCCTGCCGACACTGCTGCTAGTCCTCAGACAGGTTGTGCGAACTACCTCTACGCTTTCGCTGGAGCGCCAGTGGTTGCCGGTTTACTTTTGCTGGTGCTCCTGCCCAGCCTCGTGACCGGGAGAGAAGCTGCACGAGAAACGAAAGCAGAGCCGGCTCCCGCTGTGACCAAGAAAGCCGTGCTGCCTCCGACGCCGCCAAAGCCGACAACGGATGCTGCCGTGCAGTTACTAGCACTGTTCCAACGCGAAGGACGGCTGGTCGATTTTCTGCGCGAAGATATTCAGCCCTACGACGACGCGCAGATTGGCGCTGCCGTGCGGACGATCCATGACGCATGTCGCCAGGTGCTGGCCGAACATTTGACGCTCGAACCGGTGCTCACCGGCACTGAAGGCGACGACATCGTCGTCCCCAACGATTTTAATCCTTCGGCCATCCGTCTCACTGGCAACGTGTCCGGCGAACCGCCATTTCGTGGAGCGCTCCGTCATCCCGGCTGGCGCGCGGCGAAAGTGAAATTACCCGCGCAACCGGCTGGACAGGACCCGCAGATTGTTGCGCCGGCGGAAGTGGAAATTCTTTAA
- a CDS encoding Hsp70 family protein, protein MTNANARYIVGIDLGTTNCVVAYADVSSLDLEPPTIQLLPVPQLVAPGNVEERDMLPSFLYLPTGNEFPAGSLTLPWAEDNAVAIGTLARARGAEVPGRLISSAKSWLCHVGVDRTAPILPWGGGDDLKKMSPLEVSSHYLMHIRQAWQTQIAKGDSEQALEKQEVFLTVPASFDAAARELTVQAAERAGLSSLRLLEEPQAAFYSWIHSAGERWRKQVKVGDVILVCDIGGGTTDFTLIAVSDEGGELELKRVAVGEHILLGGDNMDLALAYAVQQRLTAKGTKLDTWQMRGLSQNCRAAKETLLQPDAPKKQPLSILGRGSGVVGGTIRTELTYSEIEATLIEGFFPRCAANEMPKSGRRVGFQEMGLPYATDPGVTRHLAKFLTRQRPADQTDQSFAHPTAVLFNGGVMKAGLLRQRVIEVLNDWVGQEGGEALRPLEGTNLDHAVALGSVYYGLARRGKGVRIRGGAARSYYIGIETSMPAVPGVPAPLKALCVVPFGLEEGTESEIPGQEFGLVVGEPAEFRFLGSTTRREDQLGQLIEEPEDDIEELTPLETTLSWIGQEGVTVPVRLQTHVTEVGTLELWAVSRDETHCWKLEFNVRTAGDE, encoded by the coding sequence ATGACTAACGCTAACGCTCGTTATATCGTCGGTATCGACCTGGGCACGACTAATTGCGTCGTGGCCTATGCTGACGTTTCGTCGCTCGATCTTGAACCTCCCACGATCCAGCTCCTCCCGGTTCCACAGTTGGTGGCTCCTGGCAATGTTGAAGAACGGGATATGTTGCCGTCGTTTCTCTATTTGCCGACGGGCAACGAATTTCCAGCCGGCAGTCTGACGTTGCCCTGGGCTGAGGACAATGCCGTTGCCATCGGGACCCTGGCGCGGGCGCGCGGTGCGGAAGTGCCGGGCCGTCTGATCTCGTCCGCGAAATCGTGGCTCTGCCATGTTGGCGTGGACCGGACGGCGCCGATTCTCCCGTGGGGCGGTGGTGACGACCTGAAGAAGATGTCGCCGCTCGAAGTGTCCTCTCACTATCTCATGCACATTCGTCAGGCCTGGCAAACGCAAATTGCCAAGGGAGACTCGGAGCAAGCCCTGGAGAAGCAAGAGGTTTTCCTGACTGTTCCGGCTTCGTTCGATGCCGCAGCGCGGGAACTCACCGTCCAGGCGGCAGAACGCGCCGGGCTGTCTTCTCTGCGTTTGCTGGAAGAGCCGCAGGCGGCGTTTTACTCATGGATTCACAGTGCTGGCGAGCGCTGGCGCAAGCAGGTGAAGGTCGGGGATGTGATCCTAGTGTGTGACATCGGCGGTGGAACCACGGACTTCACCCTTATCGCCGTGTCCGATGAAGGGGGAGAGCTGGAATTGAAGCGTGTCGCTGTCGGAGAACACATCCTGCTCGGTGGCGACAACATGGACCTGGCACTGGCGTATGCCGTGCAACAACGGCTGACGGCGAAAGGGACGAAACTCGATACCTGGCAAATGCGTGGGCTCAGCCAGAACTGCCGTGCGGCGAAAGAAACCCTGCTACAACCGGACGCACCGAAGAAACAGCCGCTCTCCATTCTCGGTCGCGGCAGCGGTGTCGTTGGCGGGACGATTCGTACCGAGCTAACCTACAGCGAAATCGAAGCGACGTTGATCGAGGGATTTTTCCCGCGCTGTGCAGCGAACGAGATGCCGAAATCCGGGCGCCGCGTCGGCTTTCAAGAGATGGGGCTGCCATATGCCACTGACCCGGGGGTGACGCGCCATCTCGCCAAATTCTTGACCAGACAACGCCCTGCCGATCAAACCGATCAATCCTTCGCCCACCCCACTGCCGTGTTGTTCAATGGCGGCGTGATGAAAGCCGGCTTGCTGCGCCAGCGCGTCATCGAAGTGTTGAACGACTGGGTGGGGCAAGAAGGCGGCGAGGCGCTGCGCCCTTTGGAAGGCACGAACCTCGACCACGCCGTCGCCCTCGGCTCCGTGTACTATGGGCTCGCGCGACGTGGCAAAGGGGTGCGCATTCGTGGCGGTGCTGCCCGCTCGTACTACATCGGTATCGAAACCTCGATGCCTGCGGTGCCTGGCGTGCCTGCGCCGCTGAAAGCGCTGTGCGTCGTGCCTTTCGGTCTGGAAGAGGGGACAGAGAGCGAGATTCCCGGGCAAGAGTTCGGCCTTGTCGTCGGCGAGCCGGCAGAATTTCGTTTCTTGGGTTCGACGACGCGGCGCGAGGATCAGCTGGGACAGTTGATTGAAGAACCCGAGGATGACATCGAAGAACTGACGCCGCTGGAAACGACCCTGTCTTGGATCGGCCAAGAAGGGGTGACGGTTCCCGTGCGACTACAAACCCATGTGACCGAGGTCGGCACGCTCGAACTGTGGGCCGTATCGCGCGACGAAACCCATTGCTGGAAGTTGGAATTCAACGTGCGCACCGCCGGCGACGAGTAA